CCAGGCGCTCCAGGCCGAGGCCCGTGTCGATGTTCTTCGACGGCAGCTCGCCGAGGATCGGGAAGTCGTCCTTCCCGGTTCCCTCTCCGCGCTCGTACTGCATGAAGACCAGGTTCCAGATCTCCACGTACCGCTCGTCGTTGACGGCCGGGCCGCCCTCGACGCCGAACTCGGGACCGCGGTCGTAGTTGATCTCGGAGCACGGGCCGCAGGGTCCGGGGACGCCCATCGACCAGTAGTTGTCCTTCTTGCCGAGGCGCTGGATGCGCTCGGCGGGGACGCCGACGACGTCGCGCCAGATCTGCTCCGCCTCGTCGTCCTCCTGGTAGACGGTGATCCAGAGCTTCTCCGGCTCCAGCCCGTAGCCGCCGTGCTCCACCGGGGTGGTCAGCAGCTCCCAGGCGAGCTTGATGGCGCCTTCCTTGAAGTAGTCGCCGAAGGAGAAGTTGCCGCACATCTGGAAGAACGTGCCGTGGCGGGTCGTCTTGCCGACCTCTTCGATGTCCGGCGTACGCACGCACTTCTGCACGCTGGACGCGCGCGTGAAGGGCGGCTTGACCTCACCCAGGAAGTAGGGCTTGAAGGGCACCATGCCGGCGGGGACGAGCAGCAGAGTCGGGTCGTCCGCGATGAGCGACGCCGAAGGGACGACGGTGTGCCCGCGCTCCTCGAAGAAGCTCAGCCAGCGGCGGCGGATTTCAGCCGACTCCATCAGTGGTCCTCATTCCGGTTGTACGAGATCGTGGGAAGTGAATGCGTGGTCGGGTACGGGGCGGGGCCGAGCGCGCCCCTGCGGCGCGGCTCCGGAAGCTCCCGGGCCTGGGCCGGGCCCGGCTCGACGGGTGCGTCGAGGCCGAGCGCCTCCTCCAGTTCGGCCTCCCGCTGGACCATGCCGTCCCTCACGTCGAGGGCGAAGTCCTTGAGGCGGTGGCCGGTCTCGATCGCCTTGTTCGCCGCCTGGGCCGCGAGGCTCTCGGGGGTCAGCTGCTTGAGCTTCCGGTTGACCTTGGTGGTGGCCCACACGCCGGCGGCTGCGCCGGCCGTGAACCAGAACGTGCGGCGGAACATCGCGGCTCAGCCCTTCTGCTTCCGGCGTCGCGAGGACGGCACGGTACGGCCGACGATCACAGTACGTCGCGAGGAGGTCCGCGGCGCGTCGGCGCCGTCCCCGCCGCGGCCCAGCGCCTTGCGCACGCCGTAGCCGAAGGCCGCGACCTTGACGAGCGGGCCGCCGAAGGTGGAGGCGACGGTGGAGGAGAGCGCGGAGGCGTTGGAGGTGACCTCCTGGACGTCCGAGGCGATGGCGTCGACCCGGTCGAGCTGGGTCTGTGCCGAGCGGACGGTCGCGGAGGCGTCGGCGAGCAGGGGAACGGCCTGCTCGGTCACGTCCGCCACCATCTTGGTGGTCGCCCTGAGCGTCTGCGCCAGCCTCACCAGAACCACGGCGAGGAAGGAGACCAGGATCGCCCAGAAGACGGCCACCAGAATCCCGGCAACCTCTCCACCGGTCACTCTGCACCGCTCTCTGCTGTCGTTGGGCCCTTGCGAAAAGTCGTCCCCCGACCCTATCGCGCCCGGGCTGTCGCCCCGTACCGCATTACCGCCTGTGCGACGGGAGTTACGGGAACCGATTGTACGGAGCGCGCGGGGGTGAGTACGCTCCGTGTCCCATGCGACGGAGCAATCTCCCGGCGGAGCTCAACCGGTTCGTCGGACGGACCACCGAGCAGGCCGCACTGACGGCGCTCCTCGACGCGTCCCGCCTGGTCACGGTCGTGGGCATGGGCGGGGTCGGGAAGACCCGGCTCGCCCTGAGAGCCGCCTCGGCGGCGCAGAAACGCTACAGCGACGGGGTGCGGCTCGCCGAGCTCGCACCGCTGCGCGACCCCGAGCTGATCGA
This sequence is a window from Streptomyces sp. NBC_00691. Protein-coding genes within it:
- a CDS encoding DUF6167 family protein, whose product is MFRRTFWFTAGAAAGVWATTKVNRKLKQLTPESLAAQAANKAIETGHRLKDFALDVRDGMVQREAELEEALGLDAPVEPGPAQARELPEPRRRGALGPAPYPTTHSLPTISYNRNEDH
- a CDS encoding DUF948 domain-containing protein — protein: MTGGEVAGILVAVFWAILVSFLAVVLVRLAQTLRATTKMVADVTEQAVPLLADASATVRSAQTQLDRVDAIASDVQEVTSNASALSSTVASTFGGPLVKVAAFGYGVRKALGRGGDGADAPRTSSRRTVIVGRTVPSSRRRKQKG